In the genome of Mucisphaera calidilacus, one region contains:
- a CDS encoding IS110 family RNA-guided transposase, with amino-acid sequence MQLLAIDLGKFKSVACLYRGDDDTEFRTIETRPQVIHDLLTECEPERLVVEVGTVTGWVHDLAAALGIEVQVANPNTEGWRWRRVKRKTDRDDALKLARLSAAGQLPTVWMPKPRVRQWRSLIHYRHALVSRRTAIRNNIRSVLDAQGLGLAMGKKAWTEEGMLRVAEIAKPIVSCSADELWRGQLDVEATLLVQLQSQLQAVEDRLDALAATDARTARLRTIPGVGPRLSEAVVAWVDDPERFRNARAVGSYVGLVPRRRQSGTYDRSGRVTKQGPSLLRKLLVEVAWIMRQHNPHAEALFRKLSKGSGAGTSRRWWPWLGGC; translated from the coding sequence ATGCAACTACTGGCGATCGACCTCGGCAAATTCAAGAGTGTGGCGTGCCTCTATCGTGGTGATGATGACACGGAGTTCCGGACGATCGAGACCCGGCCACAGGTGATCCACGATCTGCTGACGGAGTGTGAGCCGGAGCGATTGGTGGTGGAGGTGGGGACAGTGACGGGCTGGGTGCACGACCTGGCGGCGGCTCTGGGGATCGAGGTGCAGGTCGCCAACCCGAATACCGAGGGCTGGCGTTGGCGTCGGGTCAAGCGTAAGACGGACCGAGACGACGCATTGAAGCTCGCTCGGCTATCGGCGGCAGGTCAACTGCCAACGGTGTGGATGCCCAAGCCGCGGGTTCGGCAGTGGCGTTCGCTCATCCACTACCGGCACGCATTGGTGAGCCGGCGGACGGCGATCCGCAACAACATCCGATCGGTGCTGGACGCTCAGGGACTTGGTCTGGCGATGGGCAAGAAGGCGTGGACCGAGGAGGGCATGCTTCGTGTGGCGGAGATCGCCAAGCCGATTGTGTCGTGCTCGGCGGATGAGTTGTGGCGCGGTCAGCTCGATGTCGAGGCGACCTTGCTGGTACAGCTGCAATCGCAGCTCCAAGCGGTTGAAGACAGGCTTGATGCGCTCGCGGCGACCGACGCCCGCACGGCTCGGCTTCGCACGATCCCGGGCGTGGGCCCACGTCTGAGCGAGGCGGTGGTAGCTTGGGTGGACGACCCGGAGCGATTCCGCAATGCCAGGGCCGTGGGCTCGTACGTCGGCCTGGTTCCCCGGCGGCGGCAGTCGGGGACCTACGACCGTTCGGGGCGTGTGACCAAGCAGGGCCCGAGTCTCTTGCGGAAGCTACTGGTGGAGGTGGCTTGGATCATGCGGCAGCACAATCCGCACGCGGAGGCGTTGTTCAGGAAGCTGAGCAAGGGGAGCGGAGCCGGCACAAGCAGGCGATGGTGGCCTTGGCTCGGCGGGTGCTGA